The genomic region TGGGCCCAAAGCCTGAACGCACAACCACCTTACAAGTCATACATCGTATAAAAGGTGGCCTTTCATCAATTGGGCATTTTTCACTAGAGCAACAAATTAAAGCGGAAGAGACAGCATTGCAATTAGGCAATAATAGTGTCGAAGAAACAAACCTCAACACTATTAAATTAATTTCACATAGCGTTAATGTAGTTAAGGATTGGCTAGAAATTAATAACGTAGGAAATTAATTGGATCGATGTAGGGCTTTTCCTATTTTAATTCAATTTCAATTTTAGCTATTTCCATTTTGTTACAATTAACTAAATTTGGTGAACAGTTAAAATAATGAATAAAGATATTAAGAAATATACGGTATTGGTTGCAGACGACTCTCGTCTGGTTACAAGTAGTGTAACCACAATCTTGCGTCAAATCGGCTTTGAGTCCATATCTTATGCATACAAACCTTTCGACGTGATCCACCAATGCCGTCAGAACGCGTTTGATATTATTATCTGTGACTATAACTTCCAAACCCAATTGACTGGCTATCAGCTTTTGGAAGAGCTCAAGCATGCTCGAATCTTAAAGTCGACCACGGTTTTTATGTTCCTCACGGGCGAGAATGATTACAACGTCGTGCGCTCAATCGTGGACTCTGATCCTGACGACTACCTACTTAAGCCGTTTAATAAACAGTTCTTTATCAAACGGATATTTTCAGCCCTCAATCGAAAATTTATCCTTGCACCAATCTTTGACAAGTTAACTGAATTCGATTTCGCAGGTGTTGTACGCGAGTGTGATGAGCTCCAGCCATTTCACCCTGAATACTCAAAGATTATCCGAAAATACAAAGCCTCTGCGTTATTGAAAAGTAAACAATTTAATAAAGCTCAGGAGGAGTATAAAAGCCTTCTCGAAGAAGATGACTTAGATTGGATCAAAACAGGTCTTGCTAGTACGCTCATTGAAACAGACCAAGTGGAAGAAGCAAAAGAGATACTCAGCCTAGTTAAATCAAAGAAAAATAACCCCTACTTTCATGACGAAATGTCGAACATCTACTCGATTGGAGACGACCTACCCAACGCGATCGATCACTTGAAACAGTCAGCGATGCTACTGGATGCGGGCGCGCACCGAGAATTGGTGATAGCAAATTTGTCTATCGCCGCAGAGGCGTATCAAGACGCGTTCACATATATGAAAAGATATTACGAAAAGAACATTCATACATTTCGTGGTGGATTTTATACCAAGATTAACTTCATGCGTACTTTCCTATACAAACAACCACTTGGTGGCTCAATAAATCTCTTTGAAAGGCAGCTTGCTTCGTACAATTCTATTCTCAACGATATTGGCAAAACGCCGGAGCTTATTCTGCAGGATAAATTGATTTCTGCCCACATAGCATTGATCAAAGGCGACCTAAAGACGGCAACACTGAGTATAAAACAAGCGTTGAATTATACTTCTGATTTCCACTTTTATGACTTCTACCACCTGTGCTTCTTATTAGAACAGTGCTCTTTCTTGAGCGAAACGCCAACATTCGTCAAAAGGTTGGAAGACAGCATTAATCGAGACCAACATCCAAGTATTATTCGTAGCCAAATCCATATGCTTAATGGTTTTAAAGAACGTCTGCAAACCTCACAGCAGCACTTGAGTAATATCCGTAAAGAGATGGTTTTAATGAAATCGTCAGATCGTTTAACGAAAGACAAGCACCTTGATTATTATTTAGACATTCACGACCTTTTGCCACACTCAA from Vibrio gigantis harbors:
- a CDS encoding response regulator, whose translation is MNKDIKKYTVLVADDSRLVTSSVTTILRQIGFESISYAYKPFDVIHQCRQNAFDIIICDYNFQTQLTGYQLLEELKHARILKSTTVFMFLTGENDYNVVRSIVDSDPDDYLLKPFNKQFFIKRIFSALNRKFILAPIFDKLTEFDFAGVVRECDELQPFHPEYSKIIRKYKASALLKSKQFNKAQEEYKSLLEEDDLDWIKTGLASTLIETDQVEEAKEILSLVKSKKNNPYFHDEMSNIYSIGDDLPNAIDHLKQSAMLLDAGAHRELVIANLSIAAEAYQDAFTYMKRYYEKNIHTFRGGFYTKINFMRTFLYKQPLGGSINLFERQLASYNSILNDIGKTPELILQDKLISAHIALIKGDLKTATLSIKQALNYTSDFHFYDFYHLCFLLEQCSFLSETPTFVKRLEDSINRDQHPSIIRSQIHMLNGFKERLQTSQQHLSNIRKEMVLMKSSDRLTKDKHLDYYLDIHDLLPHSKKTCLAIIKLSALLSTPYEGKHDIRIKINKCNDVLVNLHTKEELDSIKYNQILYKARGRATY